TTCGGTACATTCAAGAGCTTATTCGGTACGCCGATTATAAATCAGCCTCAAGTAGCTATTCTGGGAGTGGGATACATTGAAAAGAAACCTGCTGTTGTGGAGACACCGGAAGGTGATACGATTGCTATTCGTCATAAGATGTATCTTTCCTTGTCTTACGATCATCGGGTGGTAGACGGTATGCTGGGTGGTAACTTCCTGCATTTCATAGCCGATTATCTGGAGAACTGGAAAGGTTGATTCAACTGATTGTTTCATTAATAAAGAGTTCATTAACTATGAAAAAGTATGATATAAAAAATACAGATATTGAAACCTTGAAGAAGTGGTATCATCTGATGACATTGGGACGTGCTCTGGATGAGAAAGCCCCTTCCTATTTGCTGCAATCGTTAGGTTGGTCTTACCATGCTCCTTATGCAGGACATGACGGAATCCAACTGGCTATTGGGCAGGTTTTTACTCTCGGCGAAGACTTTTTGTTCCCTTATTACCGGGATATGCTGACTGTGCTTTCTGCCGGAATGACTGCAGAAGAAATTATCCTGAATGGTATATCGAAAGCGACTGATCCCGGTAGTGGCGGGCGGCACATGTCTAATCACTTCGCAAAACCGGAATGGCACATCGAAAATATCTCGTCTGCTACGGGGACACATGACCTCCATGCGGCAGGTGTAGCCAGAGCTATGGTGTATTATGGTCATAAAGGAGTTGCCATAACTTCTCATGGAGAATCGGCTACTTCCGAAGGCTTTGTATATGAAGCCATCAATGGCGCTAGTCTCGAGCGTCTTCCTGTGATTTTCGTAATACAGGATAATGGTTACGGTATCTCCGTCCCGAAATCCGAACAGACGGCCAATCGGAAAGTGGCAGAGAACTTCTCAGGTTTCAAGAACCTGAAAATTATCTATTGTAATGGAAAAGATGTATTTGACTCGATGAACGCTATGACCGAAGCTCGGGAATATGCCATAACCACTCGTAACCCGGTAATTGTACAAGCCAATTGCGTCCGTATCGGTTCCCACTCTAATTCGGATAAACATACCTTGTACAGGGATGAAAACGAACTGGAATATGTAAAAGAAGCTGACCCGTTGATGAAATTCCGCCGGATGTTGCTTCGCTATAAACGTTTGACGGAAGAAGAATTGTTGCAAATAGAGACTGATGCAAAGAAAGAATTATCAGCCGCTAATCGAAAGGCCTTGTCTGCTCCCGATCCTGATCCCAAGAGTATCTATGACTTTGTGATACCCGAACCTTATCAGCCTCAAAAGTATAAAGAAGGTATCCATCAGGCAGAAGGAGAGAAAACTTTTATGGTGAACGCCATTAACGAAACGTTGAAAGCCGAATTCCGTCATAACCCCGATACGTTTATCTGGGGACAGGATGTAGCAAACAAGGAAAAAGGCGGTGTGTTTAATGTGACTAAAGGTATGCAGCAGGAGTTTGGTGATGCACGTGTATTCAGCGCACCGATTGCGGAAGATTATATTGTGGGTACAGCTAACGGAATGAGCCGCTTTGACCCTAAAATCCATGTCGTGATAGAAGGAGCGGAATTTGCTGACTATTTCTGGCCTGCCGTAGAACAATATGTAGAATGTACACATGAGTATTGGCGTAGCAATGGAAAGTTTGCTCCGAACATAACTTTACGGCTAGCTTCCGGTGGTTATATTGGTGGGGGATTATACCATTCCCAAAATATAGAGGGAGCTTTGACAACTTTGCCCGGAGCACGAATTGTCTGTCCTTCCTTTGCTGATGATGCCGCCGGATTATTGCGGACCAGTATGCGTTCCAAGGGCTTTACATTGTTTCTCGAACCGAAAGCTTTGTATAACTCGGTGGAGGCAGCAGCCGTTGTACCGGAAGATTTTGAAGTTCCTTTCGGAAAGGCACGTATCCGTCGTGAAGGAACAGATTTGAGTATTATCACCTATGGCAACACTACCCATTTCTGTTTACACGCTGCCGAACGGCTGGAGAAAGAAGGTGGCTGGAAAGTAGAAGTCATTGATATTCGTTCTTTGATTCCGTTGGATAAAGAAGCGATATTTGAATCAGTAAAGAAAACCAGTAAAGCATTGGTTGTTCACGAAGATAAAGTATTCTCCGGTTTCGGTGCGGAACTGGCGGCTATGATTGGAGGGGAGATGTTCCGCTATTTGGACGGTCCGGTAGAACGTGTCGGTTCTACATTTACTCCTGTCGGCTTTAATCCGATTCTGGAAAAAGAAATATTGCCGGATGAGGCTAAGATATACGAAGCTGCCAAGAATTTGTTGGAATATTAAATTGTACAGATTATGAAAAAGATAGGTTTATTTTATGCTACTAAGGCTGAAAGAACAAGCTGGGTAGCGGAGAAGATTCAGAAAGAGTTTGGAGAAGATAAGATAGAAGTAGTAGCGATTGAACAGGCATGGCAGAATGATTTTGCAGCTTACGATTGTTTTATTGTTGGAGCTTCCACGTGGTTTGACGGTGAGCTGCCTACTTATTGGGATGAACTGTTACCGGAGCTTCGAACAATGGAACTGAAAGGAAAAAAGGTTGCTATTTTCGGTCTCGGAGATCAGATACGCTATCCTGAAAACTTTGCCGATGGTATTGGCTTGTTGGCGGAAGTTTTTGAAGGAGACGGGGCTACATTAGTCGGCTTCACTTCTTCTGAAGGTTATACTTTCGAACGTTCCAGAGCCTTACGAGGTAATCAGTGGTGCGGATTGGTGATTGATTTGGATAATCAGTCTGAACAGGCAAAGAAGAAAATCAAGGAATGGTGTGAGCAAGTAAAGAAGGAGTTCGCATAAATTTCTTTATATGTGACATCCCTATGTCCGACATTCCCATTTTGTTATATGTGATGTCCGGACATGGGGATATTGTTTTTTTAGGAAAAATCAGTTGGAGGGGATTAGCCTTGATAAATAAACTTTACCTCTGCCCAACGGTTCTTCTCTTTGTAATGTACAAAAGCCAGTCCGTTTTTTTCCGCTTCTTCACGGATAACAGCAATATCATCTACATAGAATCCACTCATATAAAGCTCTGAACCTGGATGCATGCAGGTAATGTACTGCTTCATGTCATTCAATAATATATTCCGGTTGATATTGGCGATGATAATGTCAAAAGGCCCTTTTCCGGTAAGTGATGAAGCATCTCCTTGTGAAACGTCGATTTCGTCTACATGATTCAGTTCAATGTTCTCGATAGAATTGCGTACACACCATTCATCGATGTCGATAGCTGTACAGGGGTGTGCCCCCCGCATACGTGCCAGGATAGCTAAAATAGAAGTCCCACAACCCATATCGAGCAAGGATTTATCTTTCAGTTCGTTGTCCAGTAATTCTTCGATGATGAGGCTTGTCGTTTCGTGATGTCCCGTACCGAAGGCCATTTGTGGGTTGATGACGATGTCATATTCCGCTTTGGGTACATTCTGGTGAAAAGTACTGTGGATTACACAGCGGTCTCCAATAATAATCGGTTGGAAGAAATTTTTTTCCCATTCCTCGTTCCAGTCCTTGTCTTCTGCTTCGGTAAATGTGTAGGTGATTTCCGTATCGGATAGAGGAAATTCGGCGATTACAGTTTTGATAGCGTTTTCATCACATACCGATTGTTGGATATATGCGGTCAGTCCGCCTTCGCATTCAACAAAACTCTCGAATCCCACTTCGCCTAGCACTGCAGTTAGTACGTCATTAACTGTTTCGGTACAAGGACTTGTATGGAACGTGAACTCAAAATACTTCATAGTTGTTTTATTTTCTGGTAAATAATATGCAAAGATACTACAAACCAAGTATAGAAAATCAAGTTTACTTGAATTTTATGCCAAGGTGCAATGTATCTTCTACTAAGATAGTTAGAAATAGGGATTTCCCTATTATCCTTTGGGGAAAATCTCCTTCGGACGAAAAATCTCTTCCTTATCTTTGTAATGTGAATAAGTTTAAGTAATTACATAAACCGAGATGATATGAAAAAGATTGTTTACTTCTTGCTATTTGCCTTGTGCCTACCGATAGGCTTGCTGGCACAAAGCGTTGATGACGACCTTTACTTCGTACCTTCCAAAGATAAACAGGAGAAGAAAGAAACTCCGGTTAAGAAGGAAACGAAACAACAGGTGACCAACATCTATACTTCACCGGGTACTACCGTAGTTGTTCAGGACCGTAAGGGAAAAACACGGGATGTGGATGAATATAATCGCCGTTACGATGCACGTGATAATGAGTTCGTAATGGACAATGATACCTTATATATAAAAGAAAAATCTAATCCGGATTTGGATGGAGAATGGGTGACCGGCGAATTTGACGGTACACAGGAAGATTATGAGTACGCAGAACGTATCATCCGTTTCCGTAATCCGCGTTTTGCTATTAGCATTAGCAGCCCGTTATATTGGGACGTAGTTTACGGACCGAATTCCTGGGACTGGAACGTATATACCGACGGCATGTATGCTTATGCGTTCCCGACGTTCAGTAACCCGCTTTGGTGGGATTGGCGTTATGGTTCTTACGGTTGGGGTTGGAATTATGGCTGGGGCTGGAATCGTCCTTACTACTCTTGGGGATATTACCCGGGTTCCTGGGGCGGCTGGTATGGTGGCTACTGGGGTGGTTGGTATGGTGGTGGCTATTGGGGACATCATCACTATTGGCACGGCGGTCCTAGCTGGGGCTGGGGTGGTGGAAGCCATTGGGCACGCAACACTTATACGGGTCGCCGTTCATATGCTCCTAGTAGATATAGTTCTTCTACTTCTCGTCGTTCAGATTATGGTCGTTCGCAAGTACGTAGGACTACTAGCGTACCTTCTGGAGGTCGTGTCTCAACGGGGCGAGTAGTTGGTTCAAGAAGTGAATCCATACGTTCTGGAGTATCTACTCGTTCAGATGTATCCTCCTCAAGAAGAAGTACATATACCCGTCCAAGTAGTACTCGTAGTAGTGGGACAAGTACTCGCACCTCTACTCGTGCTAGTTCTTATAATAGTTCCCGCGGAAGTAGTGCTCGTAGTTCATCTACATATTCTCCTTCTTCAAGAAGATCCAGTTCGACATATAATAGAGGTAGTTCTGCTTCTCCATCACGTACTTATTCGAGGGAAAGCACTCGTAGTAACTATAATAGTAACCGTTCTTCTTCATCTTCTAGAAGTTATTCTCCAGCCAGCAGTAGCAGTTCTCGTTCAAGTGGCGGTAGTTATTCAGGTGGCGGTAGTTCGTCCCGTTCAGGAGGCGGTTCTTCTAGTAGGAGTAGTAGAAGATAATTAGAAGATAGTATTAATATGATTAATTTAGATTATGAAGAAGATTATAACAGTAATATATACTTTATCTTTTGTGATAGGAGCCGTTAGTGCACAATCTGTATATGATGGTGTCAAAATAGCAGATAAAGATTTGAATGGTACAGCTCGTTTTGTAGGAATGGGTGGTGCGATGGGGGCATTAGGTGGAGATATAACTACAATGGGGACAAATCCTGCTGGTATTGGTATCTATCGGAGTAATGATGTAATGACTTCATTTAGTTATTCAGCTTATGGAATGGAGAGTAAATATGAAGGTCAAAAATCAACTATAGATAAGAATAGATGGTCGTTTGATAATATAGGAGTTGTTTTTGCTACTAAAATAGGTAATCAGACTCCATTACGTTATGTAAATTTTGGATTTAATTATAAGCGTTCTAAATCTTTTTATAAAAATATGTCGATGTCGGGGATGATGGGAGTAGTTGAGAATCCTAGTAATCCGGGATCTCCATATTATGTTTCTCAAACTAATTCTATGGCTTTACAGGCAACTGATGCAGAACGATATGTTTGGGATAATTCTAGGCAGCACTTGGATTTTGATAATGCAAATAGGATATTCTCAGATCCTGATGCTGGATGGCTTGGGGCTTTGGGGTATCAAGGAGGTCTGACAGAAAGAGATCGGATTGATAATGAACCAGATTTATATGTTCCTTTTCTGCCGGTAGAGCCTTCTTCTGTTTTTAATTCAAGAGAAAAGGGGGGAATTGATCAGTATGATTTTAATGTATCTTTTAATATAAATGATCGTGTATATTTAGGATTGACCATTGGGGCCTATGATGTGGATTATGATAAATATTCTGGGTATGATGAATCATATAAAAGAGGAGAAGGTTATTCTCTTGAAAGTTATAACAATATCTCAGGTTCTGGGTTTGATGTAAAAATGGGATTAATCCTTCGTCCA
The nucleotide sequence above comes from Bacteroides caccae. Encoded proteins:
- a CDS encoding alpha-ketoacid dehydrogenase subunit alpha/beta yields the protein MKKYDIKNTDIETLKKWYHLMTLGRALDEKAPSYLLQSLGWSYHAPYAGHDGIQLAIGQVFTLGEDFLFPYYRDMLTVLSAGMTAEEIILNGISKATDPGSGGRHMSNHFAKPEWHIENISSATGTHDLHAAGVARAMVYYGHKGVAITSHGESATSEGFVYEAINGASLERLPVIFVIQDNGYGISVPKSEQTANRKVAENFSGFKNLKIIYCNGKDVFDSMNAMTEAREYAITTRNPVIVQANCVRIGSHSNSDKHTLYRDENELEYVKEADPLMKFRRMLLRYKRLTEEELLQIETDAKKELSAANRKALSAPDPDPKSIYDFVIPEPYQPQKYKEGIHQAEGEKTFMVNAINETLKAEFRHNPDTFIWGQDVANKEKGGVFNVTKGMQQEFGDARVFSAPIAEDYIVGTANGMSRFDPKIHVVIEGAEFADYFWPAVEQYVECTHEYWRSNGKFAPNITLRLASGGYIGGGLYHSQNIEGALTTLPGARIVCPSFADDAAGLLRTSMRSKGFTLFLEPKALYNSVEAAAVVPEDFEVPFGKARIRREGTDLSIITYGNTTHFCLHAAERLEKEGGWKVEVIDIRSLIPLDKEAIFESVKKTSKALVVHEDKVFSGFGAELAAMIGGEMFRYLDGPVERVGSTFTPVGFNPILEKEILPDEAKIYEAAKNLLEY
- a CDS encoding flavodoxin — translated: MKKIGLFYATKAERTSWVAEKIQKEFGEDKIEVVAIEQAWQNDFAAYDCFIVGASTWFDGELPTYWDELLPELRTMELKGKKVAIFGLGDQIRYPENFADGIGLLAEVFEGDGATLVGFTSSEGYTFERSRALRGNQWCGLVIDLDNQSEQAKKKIKEWCEQVKKEFA
- the prmA gene encoding 50S ribosomal protein L11 methyltransferase; the protein is MKYFEFTFHTSPCTETVNDVLTAVLGEVGFESFVECEGGLTAYIQQSVCDENAIKTVIAEFPLSDTEITYTFTEAEDKDWNEEWEKNFFQPIIIGDRCVIHSTFHQNVPKAEYDIVINPQMAFGTGHHETTSLIIEELLDNELKDKSLLDMGCGTSILAILARMRGAHPCTAIDIDEWCVRNSIENIELNHVDEIDVSQGDASSLTGKGPFDIIIANINRNILLNDMKQYITCMHPGSELYMSGFYVDDIAVIREEAEKNGLAFVHYKEKNRWAEVKFIYQG
- a CDS encoding OmpP1/FadL family transporter, which codes for MKKIITVIYTLSFVIGAVSAQSVYDGVKIADKDLNGTARFVGMGGAMGALGGDITTMGTNPAGIGIYRSNDVMTSFSYSAYGMESKYEGQKSTIDKNRWSFDNIGVVFATKIGNQTPLRYVNFGFNYKRSKSFYKNMSMSGMMGVVENPSNPGSPYYVSQTNSMALQATDAERYVWDNSRQHLDFDNANRIFSDPDAGWLGALGYQGGLTERDRIDNEPDLYVPFLPVEPSSVFNSREKGGIDQYDFNVSFNINDRVYLGLTIGAYDVDYDKYSGYDESYKRGEGYSLESYNNISGSGFDVKMGLILRPFEYSPFRIGFAVHTPTFYKLTYSTSAIVTNDYRDANTDELKRIIVDTYDYVGDMKRDYRLVTPWKYNVSLGYTVGTSLALGAEYEYEDYSTMKFKYSSNDGGGDMEFENAEVKNCLKGEHTFRIGAEYKVIPEFAFRLGYNYSSAVFRDEAVKYIPSNSLITDTDFSNKRSQSNYTLGIGYRGKMFYADLAYQLSTYKENFYPFYNEFELTQGEWTMVTPPATKVTNTRSQVLLTVGMRF